A window of the Bacteroides thetaiotaomicron VPI-5482 genome harbors these coding sequences:
- the fabF gene encoding beta-ketoacyl-ACP synthase II — protein MELKRVVVTGLGAITPVGNDVPEFWENLVNGVSGAGPITHFDASQFKTQFACEVKNFDVTKYIDRKEARKMDLYTQYAVAVAKEAVSDSGLDVEKEDLNRIGVIFGAGIGGIHTFEEEVGNYYTHQEIGPKFNPFFIPKMISDIAAGQISIMYGFHGPNYATCSACATSTNAIADAFNLIRLGKANVIVSGGSEAAIFPAGVGGFNAMHALSTRNDEPSKASRPFSASRDGFIMGEGGGCLILEELEHAKARGAKIYAEVAGVGMSADAHHLTASHPEGLGAKLVMLNALEDAEMDPKEVDYINVHGTSTPVGDISEAKAIKEVFGDHAYELNISSTKSMTGHLLGAAGAVESIASILAIKNGIVPPTINHEEGDNDENIDYDLNFTFNKAQKREVNVALSNTFGFGGHNACVIFKKYAE, from the coding sequence ATGGAATTAAAAAGAGTGGTAGTAACAGGCCTTGGCGCCATTACTCCTGTTGGCAATGATGTACCCGAATTCTGGGAAAATCTAGTGAACGGGGTTAGTGGAGCAGGGCCTATTACTCATTTTGATGCGTCGCAATTCAAGACCCAGTTTGCATGCGAAGTGAAAAACTTCGATGTAACTAAATATATCGACCGTAAAGAGGCAAGAAAGATGGACTTATACACTCAGTATGCTGTCGCTGTTGCCAAAGAAGCGGTATCGGACTCCGGTCTTGACGTCGAAAAAGAAGATTTGAACAGAATCGGTGTTATTTTTGGCGCCGGTATCGGTGGTATACATACATTCGAGGAAGAAGTAGGCAACTACTACACTCATCAGGAAATAGGTCCCAAGTTCAATCCGTTCTTCATCCCGAAGATGATCTCGGATATTGCTGCCGGACAGATTTCTATCATGTATGGCTTCCATGGTCCTAACTACGCGACTTGTTCAGCATGTGCTACTTCTACCAATGCCATTGCGGATGCCTTCAACCTGATTCGTCTGGGTAAAGCAAACGTAATCGTATCCGGTGGTTCGGAAGCAGCCATCTTCCCTGCAGGCGTAGGCGGTTTCAACGCTATGCATGCTCTGTCAACACGCAACGATGAGCCGAGCAAGGCTTCACGTCCATTCAGCGCAAGCCGTGACGGCTTCATCATGGGCGAAGGTGGCGGTTGCCTGATCTTGGAAGAACTGGAACACGCTAAGGCCCGTGGTGCGAAAATCTATGCAGAAGTTGCCGGTGTAGGTATGTCTGCAGATGCTCATCACCTGACAGCTTCCCATCCGGAAGGTCTTGGTGCCAAACTGGTAATGCTGAACGCTCTGGAAGATGCAGAAATGGATCCGAAAGAAGTAGATTACATCAACGTTCACGGAACATCTACTCCGGTAGGTGATATTTCTGAAGCGAAAGCAATTAAGGAAGTATTCGGTGATCACGCATACGAACTGAACATCAGTTCTACAAAATCAATGACTGGTCACTTGCTGGGAGCTGCCGGTGCGGTAGAATCTATCGCAAGCATCCTTGCCATCAAGAACGGCATTGTTCCTCCGACTATCAACCACGAAGAAGGTGACAACGACGAGAACATTGACTACGACCTTAATTTCACGTTCAACAAAGCTCAGAAACGTGAGGTTAATGTTGCCCTGTCCAATACATTTGGATTCGGTGGTCACAATGCGTGCGTTATCTTCAAGAAATACGCTGAGTAA
- the purN gene encoding phosphoribosylglycinamide formyltransferase, with protein MQSFAHFSLFCALNSSIMKKNIAIFASGSGSNAENIIRYFQKSDSVEVSLVLSNKSDAYVLERAHRLKVPCNVFPKEDWIAGDEILAILQEYRIDFIVLAGFLVRVPDLLLHAYPDKIINIHPALLPKFGGKGMYGDKVHQAVVAAGEKETGITIHYINEHYDEGNIIFQATCPVLPDDSPEEVAKKVHALEYEHFPHVVEETISIKY; from the coding sequence ATGCAGTCTTTTGCACATTTTTCACTGTTTTGTGCATTGAATTCGAGTATAATGAAGAAAAACATCGCCATTTTCGCTTCCGGTTCCGGCTCAAATGCCGAGAATATAATCCGGTATTTCCAAAAGAGTGACTCCGTTGAGGTGTCGTTAGTACTTTCTAATAAAAGTGATGCCTACGTTTTGGAACGTGCGCACCGTTTGAAAGTGCCCTGTAACGTGTTCCCGAAGGAGGACTGGATAGCCGGAGATGAAATTCTGGCTATTTTGCAGGAATATCGCATTGACTTTATCGTGCTGGCAGGTTTCCTTGTCCGCGTGCCGGATTTGCTTTTGCATGCATATCCCGATAAAATCATAAATATACATCCTGCTCTCCTGCCCAAGTTCGGTGGAAAAGGTATGTACGGCGACAAAGTTCACCAAGCCGTAGTAGCTGCAGGCGAAAAAGAAACTGGCATTACTATACATTATATTAATGAGCACTACGACGAAGGAAACATCATCTTCCAAGCCACCTGCCCCGTACTTCCCGATGACTCACCCGAAGAGGTGGCTAAAAAAGTACACGCTCTGGAGTATGAGCATTTCCCGCATGTTGTAGAAGAAACAATAAGTATTAAGTATTAG
- a CDS encoding acyl carrier protein, which yields MSEIASRVKAIIVDKLGVEESEVTNEASFTNDLGADSLDTVELIMEFEKEFGISIPDDQAEKIGTVGDAVSYIEEHAK from the coding sequence ATGTCTGAAATTGCATCAAGAGTAAAAGCGATTATCGTTGATAAATTAGGCGTAGAAGAATCAGAAGTTACTAACGAAGCAAGCTTCACTAACGACCTGGGAGCAGATTCTCTTGACACTGTAGAACTTATCATGGAATTCGAAAAAGAATTCGGTATCTCTATTCCTGATGACCAAGCAGAAAAGATTGGTACTGTAGGTGATGCTGTATCTTATATCGAAGAACACGCTAAGTAA
- the rnc gene encoding ribonuclease III has protein sequence MRALSSRNTLSKIVLRNQIDKIRLLFRKDRESYLCFYRILGFYPHNIQIYEQALLHKSSAVRSEKGRPLNNERLEFLGDAILDAIVGDIVYKRFEGKREGFLTNTRSKIVQRETLNKLAVEIGLDKLIKYSTRSSSHNSYMYGNAFEAFIGAIYLDQGYERCKQFMEQRIINRYIDLDKISRKEVNFKSKLIEWSQKNKMEVSFELIEQFLDHDSNPVFQTEVRIEGLPAGTGTGYSKKESQQNAAQMAIKKVKDQTFMDTVNEAKSQHSKPSEVETESVEPELTESETMEPDTLETEAPEAETTADKVETTVNEVEATETEKE, from the coding sequence ATGCGTGCGTTATCTTCAAGAAATACGCTGAGTAAAATCGTGTTACGTAACCAAATAGATAAGATAAGACTCCTGTTCCGCAAAGACAGAGAGTCTTATCTTTGTTTTTACCGGATACTCGGATTTTATCCGCACAATATCCAGATCTACGAACAAGCGCTCCTGCATAAGTCATCTGCCGTCCGCTCCGAGAAGGGACGTCCGCTGAACAACGAGCGACTGGAGTTTTTGGGTGACGCCATACTCGACGCCATCGTAGGAGATATTGTCTATAAACGTTTCGAAGGAAAACGGGAAGGTTTCCTGACAAACACACGTTCCAAGATCGTACAACGGGAGACTTTGAACAAGTTAGCCGTGGAGATCGGTCTGGACAAACTTATCAAATATTCTACCCGCTCCTCTTCCCACAACAGTTATATGTATGGGAATGCTTTCGAAGCATTTATCGGAGCCATTTATCTGGATCAGGGGTATGAACGTTGCAAGCAGTTTATGGAGCAGCGAATCATCAACCGTTATATTGATCTGGACAAAATCTCCCGCAAAGAGGTTAACTTCAAGTCCAAGCTTATCGAATGGAGCCAGAAGAACAAGATGGAGGTTTCCTTTGAGTTGATCGAGCAGTTCCTCGACCATGACAGTAATCCCGTTTTCCAGACAGAGGTTCGCATCGAAGGGCTTCCTGCCGGAACTGGTACGGGCTATTCCAAAAAAGAATCTCAGCAGAATGCCGCACAAATGGCTATCAAGAAGGTGAAAGACCAGACATTCATGGATACAGTCAATGAAGCGAAGTCGCAGCATTCGAAGCCGTCAGAAGTGGAAACAGAGTCGGTCGAACCTGAATTAACTGAGTCGGAAACCATGGAACCGGATACTTTGGAGACCGAAGCACCGGAAGCGGAAACGACTGCAGACAAAGTCGAAACGACTGTTAATGAGGTCGAAGCAACAGAAACTGAGAAGGAATGA
- a CDS encoding GH3 auxin-responsive promoter family protein, protein MNITKIISKTFDSRLKQIDLYASQASEIQHRVLSRLVNQAAQTEWGKKYDYASIRSYEDFRNRLPIQTYEEIKPYVERLRAGEQNLLWPSEIRWFAKSSGTTNDKSKFLPVSKEALEDIHYRGGKDAAALYFRINPDSHFFSGKGLILGGSHSPNLNSNHSLVGDLSAILIQNVNPLINFIRVPSKKIALMSEWETKIEAIANSTIPVNVTSLSGVPSWMLVLIKRILEKTGKQTLEEVWPNLEVFFHGGVAFTPYREQYKQVIHSKMMHYVETYNASEGYFGTQNDLSDPAMLLMIDYGIFYEFVPLEEVDKENPRAYCLEEVELNKNYAMVISTSCGLWRYMIGDTVKFTNKNPYKFVITGRTKHFINAFGEELIVDNAEKGLAKACAETGAQVCEYSAAPVFMDEHAKCRHQWLIEFAKMPDSVEKFAAILDATLKEVNSDYEAKRWKDIALQPLEVIVARPGLFHDWLARKGKLGGQHKVPRLSNTREYIESMLVLNNE, encoded by the coding sequence ATGAATATTACAAAGATTATTAGTAAGACTTTCGATTCCCGTTTAAAACAAATAGACCTTTATGCTAGTCAGGCTAGTGAGATACAGCACCGTGTGCTGAGTCGCTTAGTGAACCAAGCTGCACAGACAGAGTGGGGAAAAAAGTACGACTACGCCTCCATCCGTAGCTATGAGGATTTCAGAAACCGCCTTCCAATACAGACTTATGAGGAAATAAAACCTTATGTAGAACGCTTGCGGGCGGGGGAACAGAATCTGCTTTGGCCATCGGAAATACGCTGGTTTGCCAAATCATCCGGAACGACCAATGATAAAAGCAAATTCCTGCCTGTCAGCAAAGAAGCTCTGGAAGACATTCACTATAGAGGCGGTAAAGATGCTGCGGCACTTTACTTCCGCATCAATCCGGACAGCCACTTTTTCTCGGGAAAAGGGTTGATTCTGGGAGGCAGCCATAGTCCGAACCTCAACTCCAACCATAGTTTGGTGGGAGACTTGTCGGCGATTCTGATTCAGAACGTCAATCCGTTAATCAATTTCATTCGTGTGCCGAGCAAGAAAATCGCTTTGATGAGCGAATGGGAAACCAAGATAGAAGCGATAGCCAACAGTACTATTCCGGTCAATGTGACCAGTTTGTCCGGTGTACCCTCATGGATGCTGGTACTTATCAAGCGTATTCTCGAAAAGACCGGCAAACAAACTCTGGAGGAAGTGTGGCCGAATCTGGAAGTATTCTTCCACGGCGGAGTGGCTTTCACCCCTTATCGTGAGCAGTACAAACAGGTGATTCACTCAAAGATGATGCATTATGTAGAGACCTACAACGCTTCCGAAGGATACTTTGGTACGCAGAACGATCTTTCGGACCCTGCCATGTTGCTGATGATCGACTACGGTATTTTCTACGAGTTCGTTCCGCTGGAAGAAGTTGATAAGGAAAATCCACGTGCTTACTGCCTCGAAGAGGTGGAACTTAACAAGAATTACGCAATGGTGATTTCTACGTCCTGCGGATTGTGGCGATACATGATCGGTGATACGGTGAAGTTTACCAACAAGAACCCATATAAGTTCGTCATCACAGGACGTACGAAGCATTTCATCAATGCTTTTGGAGAAGAACTGATTGTAGATAATGCCGAAAAAGGCCTGGCTAAAGCTTGTGCCGAGACGGGAGCGCAGGTTTGCGAATACTCTGCAGCACCGGTATTTATGGACGAACACGCCAAATGCCGTCATCAATGGCTGATAGAATTTGCCAAGATGCCGGATTCCGTAGAGAAATTTGCCGCAATACTTGATGCTACATTGAAAGAAGTAAATTCAGACTATGAGGCGAAGCGTTGGAAAGATATTGCTCTGCAACCACTGGAAGTCATCGTTGCGCGTCCGGGATTGTTCCATGACTGGCTGGCAAGGAAGGGAAAATTAGGTGGACAGCACAAAGTGCCCAGATTAAGCAATACACGCGAATATATAGAGTCAATGCTGGTGCTGAACAACGAATAA
- a CDS encoding ATP-dependent 6-phosphofructokinase — protein sequence MRIGILTSGGDCPGINATIRGVCKTAINHYGMEVIGIHSGFQGLLTKDIESFTDKSLSGLLNQGGTMLGTSREKPFKKGGVVSDVDKPALILQNIQEMGLDCVVCIGGNGTQKTAAKFAAMGVNIVSVPKTIDNDIWGTDISFGFDSAVSIATDAIDRLHSTASSHKRVMVIEVMGHKAGWIALYSGMAGGGDVILVPEIPYNIKNIGNTILERLKKGKPYSIVVVAEGILTDGRKRAAEYIAQEIEYETGIETRETVLGYIQRGGSPTPFDRNLSTRMGGHATELIANGQFGRMIALKGDDISSIPLEEVAGKLKLVTEDHDLVIQGRRMGICFG from the coding sequence ATGAGAATTGGAATCCTGACTTCCGGAGGAGACTGCCCCGGTATAAATGCCACTATCCGTGGCGTGTGCAAAACTGCCATCAATCACTATGGGATGGAAGTAATAGGAATTCATAGTGGTTTTCAAGGTTTGCTGACAAAAGACATCGAATCCTTTACTGATAAATCCTTATCCGGATTGTTGAACCAAGGGGGTACAATGCTGGGTACTTCGCGCGAGAAACCTTTTAAAAAAGGAGGCGTCGTCTCGGATGTCGACAAGCCGGCACTGATTCTTCAGAATATTCAGGAAATGGGACTGGATTGTGTCGTCTGCATCGGAGGAAACGGAACGCAGAAAACTGCCGCTAAATTTGCCGCAATGGGCGTCAACATCGTATCGGTCCCCAAAACCATTGATAATGATATTTGGGGAACGGATATTTCCTTTGGATTTGACTCCGCCGTGAGCATCGCTACGGATGCCATCGACCGCTTGCATTCTACCGCCAGCTCGCACAAAAGGGTGATGGTTATTGAAGTGATGGGGCATAAAGCCGGCTGGATTGCCCTGTATTCGGGCATGGCGGGTGGCGGCGACGTCATTCTTGTCCCCGAAATCCCTTACAACATCAAGAATATAGGAAATACAATCCTCGAAAGGCTGAAAAAAGGCAAACCCTATTCCATCGTAGTGGTGGCAGAAGGCATCCTGACGGATGGCCGGAAACGTGCCGCGGAATACATCGCACAGGAAATAGAATATGAAACGGGCATCGAAACACGTGAAACCGTATTGGGATATATTCAGCGTGGCGGTTCGCCTACTCCTTTCGACCGTAACCTGTCTACCCGCATGGGAGGACACGCGACAGAATTGATTGCCAATGGACAATTCGGACGTATGATTGCCTTAAAAGGAGATGACATTTCGTCTATCCCTCTTGAAGAAGTTGCCGGTAAATTGAAGTTGGTAACTGAAGATCACGATTTAGTGATTCAGGGCCGCCGCATGGGGATTTGTTTCGGTTAA